GTGATATTTTTGCCACATTTGCTTCTCATGGAGCTTCTGCCAATGCTTTTACCAGTTTCGATCAGACTGTTTATTTGTTTTCGGCGACGGAACATGTCAATGAAAATATACAAACATTAGTTGATTTTGTGCAAAATCCTTACTTCACCGATCAGAATGTAGAAAAGGAAAAAGGGATCATCGCACAGGAAATTAATATGTATGCGGATAATCCAGATTGGCGCGTTTATTTTGGCCTGATCGAGGCGATGTATCAGAAACATCCCGTGCATATTGATATCGCCGGAACCGTTGAATCCATTGGCACCATAACCAAAGAAACGTTGTACACGTGTTACAACTCTTTTTATCATCCAAGCAACATGCTTCTGTTTGTCGTGGGTGGAGTAGACCCGCAGGAAGTGATTGATATGGTTCGTTCGAACCAGGCAAAGAAAAATTATAAACCTCAAGGGAAAATCGAGCGGATATTTGAACCGGAACCTGAGAAAGTGGGGGAAGCCAGACGTGAATCCAAGTTGGCCGTTTCCCTGCCCAAATGTTTGTTTGGCTTTAAGGAAACCGATGTGGGACTAACTGGAGAAGACCTGCTGCGCCGGGGTATGACAACCAAACTAATGATGGATCTGTTATTTGGTTCCAGTACCTCGCTATTTCAAAAATTGTATGATGAAGACCTAATTTCGGACAGCTTTGGACATGAATATAACAGTTCGCCGCAATACGCTTTTTCTGCTATTGGCGGGGACACCAAAGACCCTGATCAACTGCTTGCGCGTATCCGTGAAGAAGTCGATGCTATTGTGGAAAAAGGCTTTGATGCAACCGATTTTGAGCGCGCACGCAAAAAGAAAATAGGTGGATATTTGCGTATGCTCAATTCACCAGAAAACATTGCAAATGAATTCACGCGGCAGCAATTCCGTGGTGGTGATTTTTTCAACATGCTCCCGTTGTATGAATCGCTTACACTGGAAGAGGTAAACCGCAGATTGAAAGAGCATATTCGTTGGGATCAACTGGCGATATCGCTTGTCGTGAGTCCTTAATATGGAGAGGGGAACAGGACAATTGAAGCCAATTGGAGAAATGACGGTACTTGTAACGGGCGCGAGCGGAGGCATTGGAGCGGCCATCGCAGAGCGTTTTGCCAAGGTGGGCATGAATGTAGTGATTCACTATATGAAATCGCATGAAGCAGCTAATGAAGCTGCGAGAAGGTGCATGGAACAAGGCAGTGGTAAAGTTATGACGGTGTCTGCTGATCTTCGCAGTCGGGAGCAAATTGAACGTATGCGTGAGAAGCTGGAATCACATGGGCTGATGCCGGATATTCTGGTGAACAATGCAGGGATATCTCATTATGGAATGCTGGCCGATGTTACGGAAGAAATCTGGGATGAAGTGATGGCGATCAACCTGAAAGGCACGTTCTTGTGTACACAGGAAATGATGCCTCACATGATCTCCCAAAGATACGGTCGAATCATTAACGTTTCGTCTATCTGGGGACTGTCGGGTGCCTCTTGTGAGGTGTTGTATTCTACAACCAAAGGTGGTGTAAATGCATTCACCAAAGCTCTCGCCAAAGAGTTGGCTCCATCTGGCGTAACGGTGAATGCTGTAGCTCCAGGCGCGGTTCAAACATCCATGTTGAACCATCTGGATCAGGATGAACTAAAAATGCTGGAAGAGGAAATTCCGGCAGGAAGACTCGCCCAGCCAGATGAAATCTCCTCACTGGTCTACTTCCTTGCACTTCCCGAGTCCGGCTATATTAATGGGCAGATTATAAGTCCAAATGGTGGCTGGCTCACGTAATATATGGGTGCGCGAATTCAATTTTGTTTTAACTTCGTAGGTATTGCCTTGATGGAAATTAATGATTTGTAGATGATCTTCAATTAATTCAAAAATGCTCGTATATAAAATGTCCGGGAAGCACATATTACAACTGTTGATTTTAAATCTCATGCGTCAAGCAAAGGAGGATTTATCATGTCAACAGAAAAAACGGTGCTCACGAGTTTTGACACTTGGAAGAAGTTTTTGGGTGACCGCGTACAGCAAGCAGAGAAGATGGGAATGAATGAAGAAACCATCAACAAACTTGCGTATGAAATCGGTGACTTCCTGGATGAGAAAGTAGATCCGGCGAACCCTTCCAACCGGGCATTGAAAGAACTATGGGAAGTCGGCGACGAGGATGAACGTCGTACGATTGCGTGCCTGATGGTCAAATTGGCCAAACAAAACGCATAAGATTACAGATGGAGAGCTCCCGCAAGGGGGCTTTTCTCTAATGATTACACATTGATTACAGACCTGTTCTTGTAATTCATTTTCTTTTTATATATCATTAACGTGACCCATTTTTAGAAGATATCTCAGATTGTCGTCCAATGGACGCGTTCTGTTACTGTCGAATAATGTGGAATAATGCTTTACGGGGTGTTTAAATGGAATCTAAACAATGGTATATGGAGTATAAAATACATAAGAACAGACCTGGCCTTTTAGGGGATATTGCCTCTATGCTGGGGATGCTTGAAGTAAATATATTGACCATCAACGGTGTAGAAGGCAAAACCCGGGGGATGCTGCTGGAATCGGACGATGACGAGAAGATCCGTCTGCTGGGTGAAATGCTTGGCAAAGTGAACAGCATAACTGTGTCTGCTTTGCGTCAACCGAAACTGGTAGATATTCTGGCTGTGCGTCATGGTCGTTATATTGATCGTGATTCGGATGATCGCAAAACATTTCGTTTTACGCGGGACGAACTTGGGTTACTTGTGGACTTTTTGGGTGAAGTATTTAAGAGGGAAGGCAATCAAGTCATTGGTTTGCGTGGAATGCCGCGTGTAGGTAAAACAGAATCCATTATTGCAGGCAGCGTATGTGCGATGAAGCGCTGGACGTTTGTTTCCTCCACACTTCTTCGTCAGACCATAAGAAGCCAGATGTCCGAGGACGAATTGAATCCAAACAATGTGTTTATCATTGACGGAATTGTCAGTACGATTCGTTCAAGCGAACGGCATTATAATCTGTTACAGGACATCATGACGATGCCAAGCACCAAGGTTATTGAACATCCGGATATTTTTGTGCAGGAGTCTGAATATGATTTTAATGATTTTGACATTATTATTGAACTGCGCAACAATCCGAATGAAGAAATTATTTATGATACGTTTACGGCCAGCTACACCGACGAACTGTAACGCTCCGTACGGGATCATGAAATAGATAAGCAACAACCATAGAGATAAACATAAGGAGGAGATGGCATGTCTGAACTGGGTCAGCAGTTAAGAGAGGCCCGGCTGCAAAAAGGGATGAGTCTTGACGATGTACAGGAAATGACTAAAATTCGCAAGAGGTATTTGGAGGCAATAGAGGCAGGAGACTACAAAGTGCTGCCTGGTAGCTTCTATGTGCGTGCATTTATCAAAACCTATGCGGAAACGGTGGGACTAAATCCTGATGAGCTGCTGGAGGGACATAAGAAAGATGTACCTGCAGAAGAAACGGAAGCAACCATGGAGCCGGTTATTCAAAAGCGTTCAAGCCGCCCGGTAGAGCGCAGTAACCGCTGGATGTCTGTTGCGCTGATGTGGACTTTTCCGGTATTAATTCTTGTGCTGTTGTACGTGTATGTAGTGATGAACAGGGATGATTCGGATACACAAGGGCTGGATCAGACGAAGATCACAGACAGCCAGCAGCAACCTCAAGATAAACCGGATGAGCCTACAGATAATGGTCAAGCTTCCAATCCTCCAGCGAATGAATCAGGTAGCGGAGAAACGAATGAAGGCGAAGCAGGCGGTAACGGTGGCGGAACAGCAGAGGGGCAGCCTGACGGACAGACGGATGGGCAAAC
This window of the Paenibacillus marchantiae genome carries:
- the ymfI gene encoding elongation factor P 5-aminopentanone reductase — protein: MERGTGQLKPIGEMTVLVTGASGGIGAAIAERFAKVGMNVVIHYMKSHEAANEAARRCMEQGSGKVMTVSADLRSREQIERMREKLESHGLMPDILVNNAGISHYGMLADVTEEIWDEVMAINLKGTFLCTQEMMPHMISQRYGRIINVSSIWGLSGASCEVLYSTTKGGVNAFTKALAKELAPSGVTVNAVAPGAVQTSMLNHLDQDELKMLEEEIPAGRLAQPDEISSLVYFLALPESGYINGQIISPNGGWLT
- a CDS encoding helix-turn-helix domain-containing protein, translating into MSELGQQLREARLQKGMSLDDVQEMTKIRKRYLEAIEAGDYKVLPGSFYVRAFIKTYAETVGLNPDELLEGHKKDVPAEETEATMEPVIQKRSSRPVERSNRWMSVALMWTFPVLILVLLYVYVVMNRDDSDTQGLDQTKITDSQQQPQDKPDEPTDNGQASNPPANESGSGETNEGEAGGNGGGTAEGQPDGQTDGQTTGENEENPTDNTPSSVTVAEDGKSGNITNFKVNGSAGQPVTVTIKATGHSWLEVYKGENSSGEKLEYGNTAEGDSYTFELDSAGMYIKSGYAAATTIEVAGQVVTDGKATNRIRLRLGEDTSSAGTEGTTTNETGSTTEGSTGTNGE
- a CDS encoding DUF3388 domain-containing protein yields the protein MESKQWYMEYKIHKNRPGLLGDIASMLGMLEVNILTINGVEGKTRGMLLESDDDEKIRLLGEMLGKVNSITVSALRQPKLVDILAVRHGRYIDRDSDDRKTFRFTRDELGLLVDFLGEVFKREGNQVIGLRGMPRVGKTESIIAGSVCAMKRWTFVSSTLLRQTIRSQMSEDELNPNNVFIIDGIVSTIRSSERHYNLLQDIMTMPSTKVIEHPDIFVQESEYDFNDFDIIIELRNNPNEEIIYDTFTASYTDEL
- the yfmH gene encoding EF-P 5-aminopentanol modification-associated protein YfmH; its protein translation is MESITYDRLQETLYYEVMDNGLHVYILPKPGFQKTYATFATKYGSVDNHFKVEGQEEVKVPDGIAHFLEHKMFEEPTGDIFATFASHGASANAFTSFDQTVYLFSATEHVNENIQTLVDFVQNPYFTDQNVEKEKGIIAQEINMYADNPDWRVYFGLIEAMYQKHPVHIDIAGTVESIGTITKETLYTCYNSFYHPSNMLLFVVGGVDPQEVIDMVRSNQAKKNYKPQGKIERIFEPEPEKVGEARRESKLAVSLPKCLFGFKETDVGLTGEDLLRRGMTTKLMMDLLFGSSTSLFQKLYDEDLISDSFGHEYNSSPQYAFSAIGGDTKDPDQLLARIREEVDAIVEKGFDATDFERARKKKIGGYLRMLNSPENIANEFTRQQFRGGDFFNMLPLYESLTLEEVNRRLKEHIRWDQLAISLVVSP
- a CDS encoding DUF3243 domain-containing protein, with product MSTEKTVLTSFDTWKKFLGDRVQQAEKMGMNEETINKLAYEIGDFLDEKVDPANPSNRALKELWEVGDEDERRTIACLMVKLAKQNA